The uncultured Desulfatiglans sp. DNA window GAATGCGCGGCGGTTTTGGAGCCGACGCACGGCTAACGCCTGAACAGCCAGGCGATGATCGACAGGATCAGGCTGATCAGGATCATTGTGGTGATCGGGATGTAGATCCTGACGTTCGGCCTTTCGATCAGAATATCCCCCGGGAGGCGCCCGAACGGAATCTTTC harbors:
- a CDS encoding conserved hypothetical protein (Evidence 4 : Unknown function but conserved in other organisms) encodes the protein MEIRRILIIAGVLLVFMGLLWPWLGKIPFGRLPGDILIERPNVRIYIPITTMILISLILSIIAWLFRR